In Anolis carolinensis isolate JA03-04 chromosome 4, rAnoCar3.1.pri, whole genome shotgun sequence, the genomic window TGACCACACACTGACGTTGCTTGGCAACATGTGCCCCAGTTTTCAGCTGTGAAATGTTGAGAGTAtgccacaaaaacaacaacagatgaTCAGCTTACCAGATGATTTGGTGTGCTTGCCCAATCCCAAAGCAGACCGTAGACTAGAGCATGAAGTTCACAAAGGCAAGAGATCAGACCCAGGATGGTCGCTTTATGACCTGCCATCTCATAATTTAAATGCAGTAAAATTAATGCAAGGGGAAAGGGGAATACTGATCTTTCTGCAAAAGGGAACTGGGGTGTGAGCACAACAGTAATGATTCTGATGGATGTGAAAACAAAGAAGGGAAAAGATGAAAATATTCATAAATCAAAGCGATTCATTTTTTAACTATAAATAAGAAATCAATGGCTCAAACGGAAAAATTCCAGTATCTTTTCTGGAATACAAGTGACAAAATCAGGCATTACTTGTCCTCTTTGTTTTTCACAACCCAAACATATTTTTCCCCACATAGGTATGCATGGTATTTTATGTATCAGAAAACTAACAGATATGGCTGGAGGACTGTCCCTACCAAAATCAGCCATTGAAAATTGTGTCTGGTTCTATCCCAACAGAGTCCCaaccatctacagtagagtctcatttatccaacactcggttatccaacattctggattatccaacccatttttgtagtcaatgttttcaatatatcgtgatattttgatgctaaattcgtaaatacagtaataaccacatagcattactgcgtattgaactactttttctgtcaaatttgttgtataacatgatgttttggtgcttaatttgtaaaatcataacctaatttgatgtttaataggcttttccttaatctcttccttattatacaacatattcgcttatccaacgttctgccggcccgattatgttggataagcgagactctactgtatatactctcaATTTGTTCATTCCTAGTATGAGTACTGCATGCCACATAGGGACCATATGCACTCATAATTTTACAGCCCGCCTTACTACATACTTGGACTCAGGGTAGCtctaaataagttttaaaaaaagatttaaaacacaaaaggtgaaaatattaaaaacccaATTCAAAACAATTGAGTTACAAAATAATGTGAAAGCAGATCAATAAGAAGTAACCTAACTTATCGATCTAATTAGCACCCCACTCGTTTTCATCTTGGCTCAAGTTGCCAGTGGAAGCTAGATTACTTCTTTCCTGTTCTTccttcagacaaaaaaaaaatctttctagtTAAGGAACTGGCAAGTAATTGAGAAGGGCCCTGTCTGTATAGACTGCTGTATAGGTATTGCTGTAAGAAAAAGGAGTTCTGTACTGGGAAAAAGGTGGAAGGCCTCTGTTCAGTTGGAATAGTTGCAAGATATGTTGtccattcattcatttgttcaGTCATATCTCAACTTGTCCTCAAAGCTTTAATTTCAAAAACTAAAACAAATGTAGATGAATACATTTTGATATAGCATTATTATATTAAACTACCTAGAGAGCtaaagattttatatggcagtctagggccccttccacacagctgaataaaatcccacattatttgctttgaactgggatatatggcagtgtggactcagatactccagttcaaagcagatattgtgggttgttgtgccttgatattctgagttatatggctgtgtggaagagccctagaaggggcctgagaaggacctctcctgtATTATTACCAGATGTATTTAGGAAGGTACTGAAACCAGTCTTTAAAAGGGGGGAGTGAATGGGGGCATTATGGGGAAAACTATGCTAGCCAAAGAGAGCTTCCACCTCCAGCAGCCTACTTGGTGTCTGTGCTAGGCATTTCACCCTTCCTCCACCAACCTAATAGCTTTACCGGCACCAATTTCTTGCCCCCAAAATGCTTAAACAGGAAGCTGCTCTTAAAATTGAATGGAAAgctttatactttatttatagaaatATACAAATGAATATTCCCATTCCAGCTGACAGAAAAGCATCTTCTTGCAGGCTCATATTCATCAATAACCCCATGCACTTCTTTCAACtttattaaacacacacacacctcatctTAGTAAAACTCAGCTATCAGTTTACCACCAAGGCTGCAAATGCACTAGAAGCCTTTCTCTAGGTTGTAATCTCTGTGGTCTTGGGACATATTATTCTAGGGAATATGACCTGTGCTGTACATGCCAGAAACTAGCCACacctgattataataataattcatacaCGATAGTTTCTGCAGTGTAAAGTACCAGAATCCAAAAAAGGGATGTTTAAAAATGTATGGTAGTATTTGTTTTCAGTAGCCAGCTGATTACTACCTTTGGGATCAAAAAAAGGTTTTCCAGTTCCTAGCTTAGGGACTGGCCCTTTTAAACCATCTTGTTACTCTCATCCATTCactatttatttaccacacttgtaccctgctttctcaccccgaaggggactcaaggcagctttacaaagGCAATGATTCGatgccacacatatacatatcaataaataaacaacacattaaaatccaaaacaataaaacatcgatattaaaacatcaattaaaatcatgcaatccaAATCATATTCCAGGGCTGGTCCATTTGTCATTGTATAACTTCATAATCTCTTATTGCACTGCTCAAATTTACTGGCCAAATTTCACTTACACTAATAAAAGGCAGAGGCAGTTAACCTTCACATGGGGCATCATCCCTTTTCAAGGCAGATCACAGTAGATCTGTTTCAGAGTTGTTCCAATTTACAATATCTTCAAGtctcattcaaatatttaaagcaaCTCTGTCCTTGCTTCTTGTATTTTTATGACTGGAGCATAAAGTAGAGCAGCAAAATGATTATTCCGCCTATTCCTGAAAATAAGAACTCTAACTAGATTATATTCTGAATCAGTCACAATAAAGCAGAAGAGTAACAGCTACTGGAAGGAAATTTGTTTATAGTGCCTGTAAAAGCCTGCAAGTTTGGTCTCCAAATGTCCCTTGTTTTCTACTTTATCTTAAATAACAGTTAAACTATTTAATATCCAACTATTTTGGACACACAAAGACTTTTAACAGCCCAATACATTGACTTAAAATTCCAACCACATATTGAATGAAAACTGTCAGAGGTTGTTAGATTCTCACTATAGTAGTCTTCAAATTCCACTTGTTGTTAATATCAACACTTTTTATGTCCACGAAACAGAAACCTTAATTTTATATAAAGTAATGGCAacctttttcatttccttttcaccCGTTAAGAAGAGTGTATATTTGCTGTGAAGTCGAGCTTGAATGATGTTAAACTAGAAAGAGTAGCCACACAAAACATTTGAATTGAGTACCTATTTAGAAACTTTATTGGGGCTGTAGCTGTATTCATGCACTGGAAGAGGGAGGACAACTAGCATTTTGGCACTTTAAAGACTGACAAGTTTGATTTTACAGAAATAGGCTGCAGGTTCAAAGCTCACTCCACAACGCCTTACACTAAATACAATGTTCATGTTTTAAGATCACAAGATTCCTTGTTTTTGTCCCTTTGTCTCCTCCACAGTCCTTTGTTATATCCAAAGGCACCTTTCCTTTTGGGCAGTAAGTAGACTTTTACAAAACTTAAGTTAACAGAACATTCTTGTTGAGACTCCTATTTGTAAACAATTATCTTATCAGCGTTAAGAAGCAGTGATGCACAGAGCCATTTGGTAGGAATCTAAGCATCTGTACTAAGAAGTTCCATTGGATTTAGTAGGGCTTACTTCCAGATTTCTCTGGAATTGAGTGTGAGCTTTGACTGAGCAATTGTGTTAGTTGTAGTAGCagtagtatttatatcccacttcctCTCTCCTAAAGGTGGAATTGAAATCTTGCTTCCTCCACTTAATGCTCATGATGTCATTTGCTAAATCACACTGTCTTGGCTCCCTATCTGCAATAAGTGCATATTAATGGGAGGATTgaatgctatactaataatctGCCTCCATCTTTTTTTTAATTACCCATTTTCTTGTTTTGCTTTATTCATATATGCCACGAACTCCcatgagcattttaaaaatggaaaactgggatatattttaataaatataatcaAAATTCTGATGTAACTTCAGAATTGTTTGGTACAATATGGGTGAGGAATTTGATAAGCAATCATTATTATCGGGGGAAACTAAACCAACCTGCATGGGATACAAAGACTGGATCTATATTGCCATGTAATGCagattcagaatgcagattaattgcaccaaactgggttatgtgagtctacactgccatataatccagtttaatgtatttaatctgcattctgaaactgcataatatggcacTGCAGATCCAACCAAAGAGCTACTGCCAATTATGGCAAAAATCATCTTGGtataattttaaaatcattttactgccccgcccccaccccccaCTTTACTATTACAGAAGAGACTACTACAAACTGTTTTTGAAATCTCACTCTTACTCTAATATTCAATGAATCACATCCATGGATCTCTGGCACAAGTAACTTGTCACTTATAATACTTGACTTAGTCAGTTTCAATATTAAATGCATGTATATCATTCCCGTGCACAAAGGAATTTTGTAGCACCTTAAAGACTGAAAACAAAGTTGGTGAACTCTTGTAGACTACTTCCTCAGATGTATTGGAGTCTATGAAAGCTTTCTACAAACTTTGTTCTCTCAATTAGTCTCCAAGATGCTACAGGACCTTTTTTTACACAATAATATTCCAGTTTAATACCTTGCACACACTGAAGCTAGTATCTCTAGTCCCTTATTGATGGAAttgggaaagaaaatgaaatcgTATCCATTCTTCTGCTTCACCGAGACATAAAGGGCTAAAAAAaagaggggtgccaaaattcgggGGAAATCTTTAACTAGAGAATTAGAAATTTTGGGAAAGGATCCAAGAatgtttttcttttgaaatttaaAGAAACACTGCAAACTGCAGAGTATGAATACCAGGAAGTATAGAGCATGAAGACTGGCGTGTAATACTCTACACAAAATTGGGTAACTCTTGTTCCTGTGCATTTATTACAAATAAATATGTTAAAACATATTCTAGTTGAACCTGTACCAAATACAGACttgcaaaaataaacaaaagatgTGCAACAAATTTAGTGCTACTATCTTCATGAGGTGAGCATACCTGGGATGCGACACTGCCTGTGATACACTTTATCACAGTTCAAGACTTTCAACACTGAATTAAATTTCATTTCCAATATGCTGCTAGGCTTTAGGCTATTATATTTTCTGCTTAAAATAGTTTTATTGGGAAATTTGTGGTTGGTTTTCATTTTTCACAACTTCAAAATGTTAAGATACATGTCCGTAAGATACATGTAGCCACTTCCCACTGTCTTAGCATATTTCCTTGCACAAAACTACTGccattaaattttaatttttcattcattATGCCACACAATACAATTTTATGGGTGTCATTTTACGTTCCTACAGCAGTAAAATCAATTTGATTTGAGAAtatgattttcctttctttttcctgggAAGAGGAGGGGCATACTCCATGGCTTCAGAATTTCCAGAATGAATGCACTCATGTAGTTAACAATCAACTTTTTGAAAATTACATTACGAAACCTCTACCTGATATTTCCACAACTGGAAAGCAATATTATAATTTCATTTTGCTTCTAGCACACTTTTCAACAGATATATATGGCAGAAAGGAATAAAACGGGATTTTTACTTTCTGCTAGACATCACtttaggtacatctacactgtagaattaaagcaatttgacaccactttaactgctgagtctcgatgctatggaataatgggagttgtagtttggtgaggcaccagcattctttggtatggaggccaaagaccttgtaaaactacaattcccgtgattccacagcattgggccacggctgttatcaaactgcattaattctacagcgtagatgtacCCTAAGAATCCAAGCACATGCATGATAGTAAAATGAATCTAAAATATGAAAGCTATTCATTCAAAATGGCATCTCCAAATTACAGGTCTCAGTAAGATAAATTTTTAAATCCCAAAGTAACGAAAAAGAGTGGTTTTTATTGTTCACCTGAAGAAgttttacaataaaaatacttttaaaagcaaGCATGTCAATTCATCTTCTATTGTTCCAGCAATTTTGTTTAAAACACTTTATGGAATTTTGACAAAACCAGAAGCTTAACTGGATAGATGGTACAacagcttcttctttcttccttaagATTTTctcaaatacattttaattggTCACAGTCTAAAGTAAATAATCCCAGAACATACACACTATCCAGTacacataatatttaaaaaagtAAATCATAACCACTGTGGAATAAAATGCcaccaaaacaaagaaaaaagaagcccATAATAGAACAGTGGTTAAGGTACAGTACATCTCTTGATGATAAATTGTGCTCTGTGTCTGGATAGCAAGGTAAATTAACAGGACTAATCTGAAGGATGGGAAACACATAATCATGTACTGTATAAATGGAATATAATTAATTATGCATTAGTAGTAAGGTGGCGAGTCAGTTGGTGAAACAGTGTTCAGATTGTTTTGGTGGGCAGGATAAAGAGAAAATTGGTATGTTTAAATCTTTAGCAATTTAAAAATTTCATAGTTCTTACAACAGCATCTTCATAACGGAAGTGTTTTACACTTGTACAATGTAAATTACTTTATTATACATGGAAGCCTGCAATAGGCCAATTACACAAGACTGCAAACAACCACTGGTACTTCTCTGCCTTCAGAAAGTACGTAAGACAGAAACATCACCaacagtacattttaaaaaaaaatctgtataagCATCaccaaaattacattttaaaaaactaattagaaaaaaatacatctggaaaaaaaacaaaaaagtagttctGGGCAGTGCAACTGCTCTTGAGCAGTTTGAAAATAGCCACTAGGTTTCTAGCAGGTTTTTGTGGCTCCACAGGCTCTAATCAAGATTCACGTATCATAAATAATGTACCACAAAATATACATGAATTTGAGCAATAAAATTCCTTGGGAAGATTCCAGCTACAACCAACCAAACAGAACTGGTCGTGCAGTTCACATATTTAGGCCAAGCTCTGAATGGAAATGAAATCTTAAAACCTAAGCCTACAAAGTGTCCTTCTGGCATCTTTGTAGCCACATATAGATATAGCCCTCAGTGCCTAAAATACTGGAGACTGGCTGTAGACATGGATGACTAAGCTATCAGTCCTTAATGCAAGTTGGGAGGGCCTCTCTATGTACAATTAAATCACTCCTTCTTAGATTTTTGTGTGGAAACCTTTATGGCTGTTTACATTAAAtggcattcatttatttttaagtcTTCTTTTGATATCACATGACATCAGCAAATACATAATAAGTTATGTGAACTTCTGGAATGTACATGTTTTAAAATTCCAGCTGTTAAGCtaaagggaagagaaaatgatTCCAAATCATAGAGCATGGACTTGGTATAGAAAACACTTGATAAAGGAAGAGATCTAAGTCACAATGTAAGAATATTTAAgtaagaaggggaggaagggacTGGATGCCAACCAGAGGGAGGacatttttaataaataatgcatcccaaaatgtatacaaattattactattattttagtttGGGGATCTAATAACAGCAGACTGCTTATTCAAGTTCTTATTGTGAACTGTGCAACTAAACTCTCTTTATAGAATTAAAAGTCTTCCGGGGGGTGGGGAGCAATAAGGGATGaacattattgtatttattaaagCTATCATTCCAGGCTTACACCAAGTATCTGAGACTATCTACCACGCCAGTCTGGAATGAGTATCATCATctggaagaagaaataaagaagtaCATTAAGCATTATAAACAATCAGTAGGTAGCTAAATTCTCAGACATTGTTATCACCCAGATATGAAACAGCAACTTCTAATGTCTTCGCTCCCTTTGTTAAATGGTGAAGTAGATTTGCCACTTATTTGTAAATTGGAAATTCTAGTAcaccaatattgtacagaaatTCCTTGCTTCATTACATTTTCCTGAGAgtaaagcaattaaaataaacCTTAATCCTAGGAACATAGGTGTTGTtaattgttggggttttttttagtttttagggattttttttctttttttgcatttgcAACTTTTGGGCTATTCCCTGACAATCTAAATATGTAAGTTTGATTGCTAAACACCGTCACGTAAACATAAAAATGAAAACTATCAAGTCTATTGATCTGATTAAAAATCATAATACAAACTGATCTAAAATTCCATTAACAAAAACTAAGTATGAAAAGTTGCATTGAAAGGGCGCATTACATTATTTGTATTAGGTTCATGTAAAAACATTCCAATGGCAGTGTTATCAAAATAAAACTAATACATTAAGACCAGCCCAAAGCCTAGTCACACTTGGGACTTTTACCTATAGCTTTGGCTAGTTGGGGTCTTTACTCTTGTACTACATGGCTCACTTACATCAGACATTATATTTGTATACCCTGAGAAATCTGATACTGAAGTCCTCACTCTATGGTCCACTTCCCCATTAGAGTTAGCAATAAATGTCATTGGCACCCTGCTGCCCGTCTTAAACTGAGAACCAAATGCTTGTGCAAAGGTTTCTATCTGATACGTTGCTCGATGCTCTAGCTCCTTCTGAGGATCTATCTGGTTAGCTAGCTCCTGAGATGGAATTGGAAAGCTTGATGAAGATTCTAGGGATTTTTGTTCTTTCTGGCTATTCAGTTTTTGAGGTGTAGGCTGATAGCCTGATGAAGTGTCTACATTTTTCTGAGAGTCTATCAGATCATCTAGCTCTTGAGAAGGAGTCAACTGTTGATGCGTTGCCTCCAAAGCAGATAAATAAAAACCTGGCTGAGATCCAAGCAACATCCCAAAGGGAGGCTTTGACAATGCAGATGGCAACACTGAGGTAACAGATTGGCTGAAACCACACTCAAGTGGAGACGTAGTGTATATTTGTTTATCTTGAAACAAAGAATGGTTATGAAGGCTTGAAGACAAACTTACAAATTGGAAACTAGGTCCAAAAGCAAAACCAGCACTATTGGTTGTTCTTTCAAAAGCATGTTGGAGGTATTTTGAGTATTCTTGCAACATGCTCGCTTTGTCATTTGAAGACGTCTGGGAGCTTGGGCTCAGGTTGTCCTCTTGAACCATCTCTGAATGTTCTCCTGAAGCATGCATGTCCACACGCTGTTCGGTGATACTGAAGGGATCTTCCTTCTGGCCTTCAGATTTGTGAGAGTACTGCTCTAGAAGACTTTGCAAGACTTCATCGGGGATGCCAGACTTGTCATGACAAGATTTGATGTCGGCATTTAGAGAGGAAGAGTCAATAAGGGATAACGGGGTTTCACTGTCCATAACACTTACACCTGCAGACTGAATAACAGACGGTTGGGAGGCCATATGCCCAACGTTTATAGAAAAGGCACTGTTACTGCTGGCAGTTTGCAAATATCTTCTTTTCTTTGAAAATTGCATGGCATCATCATAATTGCTGCCTAATTGACCTGGTTTACCACTTGCAGCTTGGAGAAGTCCAATGGCATCGACACTGCTATTTGCAACTATGCCTAGCGAGGCACCTGGTTTCCCAGACAACTGTTTTTGACCAAGGAGGTCCGGCAAGGGTGACACAAAGTTAAGAAAACCCTTGTCTGTGCCTTTCCTGTTTCCTTTTTTGAAGACTACTTTTGGCACCTTTTTCTGCAGATCTTCTATCCCAGGCCCAATTAAGCCGCTACCAGCTGACATGATAGGAAACTCCACGGCATAATTCTGCAAGGCCATGTTCGACGCCATGTGGGATTCTGACCCTTTGTGGCCTGGTTTCAGATCTTTGCTTTCGCTTGGGAGACACTTTGCTTTACTTTTCCTCCTCGACGAGCCGGTATTTCCCTGAGACAGCATCGGCAAGCTACCCATGCCGTGGTTGGATGGCCCCAAATCCATCCCGGCGCCTGCTTTCCCTATGGCTTCTCCACACGTGCGCCTGTGCTTCAAGAGCCGGTCGGTCCTTGAGAAGTACTGCTGACAGGtctcacatttgtatggctttTCTCCGCTGTGGGTCCGCTTGTGCCGCTCCATGTGGTACTTCTGGATGAACTTCATGCTGCACTGGTCGCAGCCAAAGGGCTTCTCCCGGCTGTGGATCTTCTCGTGCCGCTGCAGGAGGTATTTCTGGATGAAGCCCATGTTGCACTGGCCGCACTGGTAAGGCCGCTCGCCTGTGTGGATGAGCACGTGGCGGCGCAGGTGGTAGGAGCTCCGGAAGGCAGCACTGCAGTGTTCACAGACGTGCGGCTTCTGGTGGGCGGCCTCATCACCCGTCGGAGGCCGGTTGGACGGGGCGCTGGCCCCCGCCGCCTTCCTCTTGGCTTTGCTTCCCTGAGATTCTGACTTTGGCCTCTTGGCCTTCTTGGCCTGGAGGTCCGGCTTGGGCTCCTCCAAAGGCTCTCCTCTGTGGAGGCCCAGCAGATGGGGATGATGGTGCAAGTGGTGGAAGAGGCTGAGGTCTTGGATGACGCTCTGGTTGCTCTGGCTGGCGCCTCCGTCTCCTCCAATGGCGTGGGGCCTCTCCTCCCCTGCGATGCCAAAGAGGCCTccatagtggtggtggtggtgctgctcctcctcctgctcgCTGGGCTTCTCCTGCTTGATGTTCACCAAGGAGTGGAAGAAGCCCCAGGGGTTcctctgggaggaggaggaggaagaggaggagggcgcTGTGAGGGGGAAACCACCCGCCGGCTCTTTCTTGAAAGTCATGCCCTGAGGGGGAGACACGGCGGTGGTCgttgcagaggaggaggaggaagaggaagaggaggaggaggccggagCCATGGCCGGGTGCTGCTGGGGGGGCGCGGCCGGGCGAGTGAAGCTGGTGACGGGCGGCAGGCGGTGGTTGAACATCACCATGCCGCCAGGGAAGGCGCCAGGCTCCATCGAGGCCGGCCTCTTCGACGACcctccgccccctcctcctcctcctaggaAGCCACTGCTGAGCTTCATCTTCCCTCAGGAGAAGAAAGGCGGCCCTCGAGCCACTCGTTTTTCCCTCAGTCAGTCTCTcgttacctctctctctctctctctgtctcactcaccctcctcctcttcctccggcttggcgcatccttctcctcttctccttagGTAGGCCCAAGACCGCCGCCTCGGCTCCACAATGGAATTAGCCCAGCGGGGTCCcgtgcccccctcctcctcctcctcctcctcctcctcctcccctccccgcctTCTcgacctcctccttctcttcaggCCTCGACTGCACATGCGCGCCCCGCGCGGCATGCCGGGAAGGATTTGCCCAGTCGTGAGGGCAATAGCCCCGCTATTGgagatgggaggggggggggatgagaagGGAGGGTGCGAATGCGCAGGCGCGGGAGTGAGCCCCTCACCGCCTCGCTCGGCCAGTAAGTGTCTTGGGCTGCATCGCCCTCGCTTTGGGCATCCACTCTCGCGTTGCCAGGGGCAACCACAGCACCCCAGCGTGGGATGAGACCCCAAaagtcatccagcccaaccccaggtgttttggcctacaactcccataaagcccagcctgtttaccagctgttaggatttctgggagttgaaggccaaaacatctggggacccccaggttgagaatcactgtgctaGATGGTaaattaggccccttccacatctgaataaaatcccacattttctgctttgaactggaatatatggcagtgtggactgaggccccttccacacagctgtataaaatccacatggaactacagtagagtctcgcttatccaaggtaaacgggctggcagaagcttggataagcgcatatcttggataataaggagggattaaggaaaagcctattaaacatcaaattaggttatgattttacaaattaagcgccaaaa contains:
- the znf281 gene encoding zinc finger protein 281; the encoded protein is MKLSSGFLGGGGGGGGSSKRPASMEPGAFPGGMVMFNHRLPPVTSFTRPAAPPQQHPAMAPASSSSSSSSSSSATTTAVSPPQGMTFKKEPAGGFPLTAPSSSSSSSSQRNPWGFFHSLVNIKQEKPSEQEEEQHHHHHYGGLFGIAGEERPHAIGGDGGASQSNQSVIQDLSLFHHLHHHPHLLGLHRGEPLEEPKPDLQAKKAKRPKSESQGSKAKRKAAGASAPSNRPPTGDEAAHQKPHVCEHCSAAFRSSYHLRRHVLIHTGERPYQCGQCNMGFIQKYLLQRHEKIHSREKPFGCDQCSMKFIQKYHMERHKRTHSGEKPYKCETCQQYFSRTDRLLKHRRTCGEAIGKAGAGMDLGPSNHGMGSLPMLSQGNTGSSRRKSKAKCLPSESKDLKPGHKGSESHMASNMALQNYAVEFPIMSAGSGLIGPGIEDLQKKVPKVVFKKGNRKGTDKGFLNFVSPLPDLLGQKQLSGKPGASLGIVANSSVDAIGLLQAASGKPGQLGSNYDDAMQFSKKRRYLQTASSNSAFSINVGHMASQPSVIQSAGVSVMDSETPLSLIDSSSLNADIKSCHDKSGIPDEVLQSLLEQYSHKSEGQKEDPFSITEQRVDMHASGEHSEMVQEDNLSPSSQTSSNDKASMLQEYSKYLQHAFERTTNSAGFAFGPSFQFVSLSSSLHNHSLFQDKQIYTTSPLECGFSQSVTSVLPSALSKPPFGMLLGSQPGFYLSALEATHQQLTPSQELDDLIDSQKNVDTSSGYQPTPQKLNSQKEQKSLESSSSFPIPSQELANQIDPQKELEHRATYQIETFAQAFGSQFKTGSRVPMTFIANSNGEVDHRVRTSVSDFSGYTNIMSDVSEPCSTRVKTPTSQSYR